A section of the Polynucleobacter sp. AP-Jannik-300A-C4 genome encodes:
- the tilS gene encoding tRNA lysidine(34) synthetase TilS, with the protein MASSRKSKPSPKATLQAASAAAKRIGLALSGGLDSVVLLDAVCKTVQTDPNNSTEIWVFHIHHGLQKPADQWLEFCEKLAKKYRVHFDFRLLHFADQSQGNIEARARAERYDALTELCIEHGIEDLLLAHHQNDQAETVLLQLLRGSGVSGLSGMPLNRVNAYDNQFITLWRPLLNLSKPELETYAKEHKLKWVEDPSNQNTRYRRNAIRKDIIPRLEKIQPGAIANLARSADLLAQSQLLLDRLARQDGKHILQAQCLRLTPLLLLAKENKAAANNLMRYWLKLNDLAMPSQERLEAWWKDLMAVKTDSNLAWQHDEASIYLWRGLLQVANRKVGQWVFRDVPARSRSLGLPAGWVKQAQNQGLVEERLRLGAEKLQIKPNTPRKTLKNLFQESDTPPWERQAPLLYINDELIAVAGVGASYPHLVSTGKRVLPCWESL; encoded by the coding sequence ATGGCAAGTTCAAGGAAATCGAAGCCAAGTCCTAAGGCGACTCTTCAGGCGGCTTCAGCAGCGGCCAAACGTATTGGTCTTGCCTTAAGTGGTGGGCTTGATTCGGTTGTCTTGCTTGATGCCGTTTGCAAGACAGTCCAAACAGATCCTAATAACTCAACTGAGATTTGGGTATTCCATATTCACCATGGCTTACAAAAGCCTGCCGATCAGTGGCTGGAGTTTTGCGAGAAGCTAGCCAAAAAGTACCGAGTACATTTTGATTTCCGTTTATTGCATTTTGCAGATCAATCGCAGGGCAATATTGAAGCCCGGGCTAGAGCAGAGCGCTACGATGCCTTAACGGAGTTGTGTATTGAGCATGGCATTGAAGATCTACTCTTAGCCCACCACCAAAACGATCAAGCCGAAACCGTCCTATTGCAGCTCTTGCGAGGTTCTGGTGTATCTGGTTTATCTGGTATGCCACTTAACCGTGTCAACGCATATGACAATCAGTTTATTACGCTCTGGCGACCTCTGCTCAATCTCAGTAAGCCTGAGCTTGAAACTTACGCCAAAGAACACAAACTCAAATGGGTAGAAGATCCCAGCAATCAAAATACGCGCTATCGCCGAAATGCGATTCGTAAAGACATCATTCCGAGGTTGGAGAAAATTCAGCCAGGTGCGATTGCCAATTTAGCTCGCAGTGCAGACCTGCTTGCCCAGTCTCAATTGCTGCTCGATCGCCTGGCTAGACAAGATGGCAAGCATATTCTTCAAGCCCAGTGCTTAAGGCTAACACCTCTCTTGCTTCTTGCGAAGGAAAATAAAGCGGCTGCTAATAATTTGATGCGCTACTGGCTCAAGCTAAATGATTTAGCAATGCCATCCCAGGAGCGTCTTGAGGCTTGGTGGAAAGATCTGATGGCTGTAAAAACAGATTCAAATTTGGCATGGCAACATGATGAGGCGAGCATTTATTTATGGCGTGGCCTCTTACAAGTGGCAAATCGCAAAGTCGGGCAGTGGGTATTTCGTGATGTCCCTGCTCGGAGCAGGTCGCTTGGCTTGCCTGCTGGCTGGGTTAAACAAGCCCAAAATCAGGGTCTTGTTGAGGAAAGGCTTCGTCTGGGGGCAGAAAAGCTCCAAATCAAGCCCAATACCCCACGAAAAACCCTCAAGAACCTTTTCCAAGAATCAGATACCCCGCCTTGGGAGCGACAGGCGCCACTGCTTTATATCAATGATGAACTGATAGCGGTCGCTGGGGTGGGGGCGAGCTACCCACATTTGGTGTCGACTGGTAAGCGAGTGCTACCATGCTGGGAATCGCTTTAA
- a CDS encoding type II toxin-antitoxin system RelE/ParE family toxin, translating to MVRIVFAPQALDDLERLTDFLIENNKSEALLTIELIEEAIKILARHPLLGRLCNTHQRELVISRGKSGYIALYSFEESKKTILINAIRHQKESGGIY from the coding sequence TTGGTAAGAATTGTTTTTGCTCCACAAGCACTTGATGATCTAGAACGGCTTACTGACTTCCTAATTGAAAATAACAAAAGTGAGGCACTTCTCACTATCGAATTAATTGAAGAGGCTATAAAAATCCTAGCAAGGCACCCACTACTTGGGCGGCTTTGCAATACCCATCAAAGAGAGTTAGTGATCTCACGGGGAAAGAGTGGGTATATCGCCTTGTATAGCTTCGAGGAGTCGAAAAAAACAATCCTCATCAATGCCATTCGACACCAAAAAGAATCCGGCGGAATTTATTAA
- a CDS encoding aspartate kinase has translation MALIVHKYGGTSMGSVERIQNVAKRVAKWMRAGHQVVVVPSAMSGETNRLLGLAKDINPDANPRELDQIASTGEQVSSGLLALALLREGVDAVSYAGWQVTVHTDSSFTKARIKSIDDKKILADLNAGRAVVVTGFQGVDPDGNITTLGRGGSDTSAVAMAAALKADECLIYTDVDGVYTTDPRVCEDARRLDKITFEEMLEMASLGSKVLQIRSVEFAGKYKVKTRVLSSLTDPLMPLAEEMKSGTLITFEEDSTMEAAVISGIAFARDEAKITVLGVPDRPGIAYQILGPIADANIDVDIIIQNQSFEGKTDFTFTVPRADYQKALDLLKSNVQSHIEAKEISGDPKVSKVSVVGVGMRSHVGVASKMFRTLSEEGINILMISTSEIKISVVIDEKYMELAVRALHKAFELDQK, from the coding sequence ATGGCTCTTATCGTTCATAAGTATGGTGGCACCTCAATGGGCTCAGTTGAGCGCATTCAGAACGTCGCTAAACGCGTTGCCAAGTGGATGCGTGCTGGCCACCAGGTAGTCGTAGTGCCCTCAGCGATGTCGGGCGAAACAAACCGTTTGCTTGGTTTGGCGAAGGACATCAATCCTGATGCCAATCCCCGAGAACTAGATCAAATCGCTTCTACGGGTGAGCAGGTTAGCTCTGGCTTATTGGCTTTGGCATTACTGCGCGAAGGAGTTGATGCAGTCAGCTATGCTGGTTGGCAGGTAACAGTTCACACGGATTCATCATTTACTAAAGCCCGCATCAAGAGCATTGATGACAAGAAAATTCTTGCTGATCTCAATGCTGGACGTGCTGTAGTAGTTACTGGCTTCCAAGGCGTTGATCCAGATGGCAACATCACCACTTTAGGTCGTGGCGGCTCTGACACTTCAGCTGTTGCCATGGCTGCTGCACTGAAGGCGGATGAGTGCTTGATTTACACCGACGTCGATGGCGTCTACACGACAGATCCACGCGTTTGTGAAGATGCACGTCGCTTAGACAAAATTACTTTTGAAGAAATGCTCGAGATGGCAAGTCTTGGTTCAAAGGTATTGCAAATTCGTTCGGTTGAGTTTGCTGGTAAGTACAAAGTTAAAACCCGTGTTCTGTCATCGCTGACAGATCCATTGATGCCCCTTGCTGAAGAGATGAAGTCGGGCACCTTGATTACATTTGAAGAGGACAGCACTATGGAAGCCGCAGTTATTTCCGGCATCGCCTTTGCGCGTGATGAAGCAAAAATTACCGTTCTTGGCGTTCCTGATCGCCCAGGTATCGCTTATCAAATTTTGGGTCCAATTGCGGATGCCAATATTGATGTGGATATCATCATTCAGAACCAATCCTTTGAAGGTAAGACGGACTTCACTTTCACAGTGCCTCGTGCTGATTATCAAAAAGCTCTGGACTTACTCAAGAGCAATGTCCAATCCCATATCGAAGCTAAAGAAATTTCAGGCGACCCTAAGGTTTCTAAAGTATCCGTAGTTGGTGTTGGTATGCGCTCCCATGTTGGCGTTGCCAGCAAAATGTTCCGCACATTATCAGAAGAGGGCATCAATATCTTGATGATCTCTACCAGTGAAATCAAGATCTCAGTCGTTATTGATGAGAAATATATGGAGTTGGCTGTACGTGCTCTCCATAAGGCCTTTGAGTTAGATCAGAAGTAA
- a CDS encoding branched-chain amino acid ABC transporter substrate-binding protein, with the protein MKSIVSALVLALCSGLSFSVSAKDTVKIAYIGPLTGGVSANGIGGRNSADLAVRMRNQDPNAKYKYELVSADDECKPNVGVQVATKIASDNSIIAGVTHYCSAVAMSTVDVYHKFGLPVMVWGAVLPEITYANDYKEVHRVNGTMINQNEVAAKFLTGLGYKKWVIIHDTTDYGKGHNKYFTQYLTKNGGQILGTFGVTADQQDFTAELTKIKELKPEVVYFGGLTPIGIRIRTQMDRLGIKAVFEGTSGIKSDAYIEGLGKLSEGSLSFIEGAPWEKLPGGLEFIAKYNQQKYPDAPEAYGPFAYTAANLIMDAIEKAGPNRKKVMDVLNKTNNVETIIGKVSFDDRRQNIVPLISKYVAQDGKWVVWEDSLYAKKQRKLGQ; encoded by the coding sequence ATGAAATCAATTGTTTCAGCTTTAGTCCTTGCTTTATGTTCTGGCCTTTCTTTCAGCGTTTCCGCAAAAGATACTGTCAAGATTGCCTATATTGGACCTTTGACGGGTGGTGTATCGGCTAACGGAATAGGTGGCCGAAATTCTGCGGATCTTGCAGTGCGCATGAGAAATCAAGATCCCAATGCTAAATATAAATATGAGCTTGTATCTGCCGATGACGAGTGCAAGCCAAACGTTGGCGTTCAGGTGGCCACAAAAATTGCTTCCGATAACTCAATCATTGCCGGTGTAACTCACTACTGTTCTGCTGTAGCGATGAGCACAGTGGATGTTTATCATAAGTTTGGCCTGCCTGTGATGGTGTGGGGTGCAGTTTTGCCTGAGATCACCTATGCCAATGATTACAAAGAAGTCCATCGTGTTAACGGTACTATGATCAACCAAAATGAGGTTGCAGCTAAATTCCTAACAGGGCTTGGCTATAAAAAGTGGGTCATTATTCATGACACCACTGACTACGGCAAAGGTCACAACAAATATTTCACTCAATACTTAACTAAAAATGGCGGTCAGATTCTTGGTACATTTGGAGTAACGGCTGATCAACAAGACTTCACAGCTGAGCTAACAAAGATCAAAGAGTTGAAGCCTGAGGTGGTTTATTTTGGCGGTCTAACACCAATCGGTATTCGTATTCGTACTCAAATGGATCGCCTAGGCATCAAAGCAGTATTCGAAGGAACCTCTGGAATCAAGTCTGATGCCTATATTGAGGGCTTAGGTAAGCTGTCAGAGGGCTCGCTCTCCTTTATTGAGGGTGCTCCATGGGAGAAATTACCAGGAGGCTTGGAGTTTATAGCCAAGTACAACCAGCAAAAATACCCAGACGCACCTGAAGCTTATGGCCCATTTGCATATACGGCCGCAAACCTCATCATGGATGCTATTGAAAAGGCTGGGCCAAATCGTAAAAAGGTAATGGACGTACTTAATAAGACCAACAACGTTGAGACCATCATCGGTAAGGTTAGCTTTGATGATCGTCGCCAAAACATTGTTCCTTTGATTTCCAAGTATGTAGCTCAAGATGGCAAGTGGGTTGTTTGGGAGGATAGTTTGTACGCCAAGAAGCAACGTAAGTTAGGGCAATAA